The following proteins are encoded in a genomic region of Nitrospira sp.:
- the dapA gene encoding 4-hydroxy-tetrahydrodipicolinate synthase: MFAGSLVAIVTPFRQGRVDERALAELIEWQIANGTNGIVPCGTTGESATLSHGEHNRVIELTVEVVRRRVPVIAGTGSNSTEEAITLTKHAKQAGAAAALLITPYYNKPTQEGLYRHYKAVAEAVDLPLVLYNIPGRTGVNMLPSTIARLSAINTIVGVKEGSGSVQQASDIVQLCGDRLTVLAGDDSLTLPMMAVGGKGVITVTANIMPSEMAGLVKSFAEGRIDEARRIHFKLSPLFAALFYETNPIPVKEALGLMRKIDPELRLPLCPMAQDTREKLIRVLKDAALI; this comes from the coding sequence ATGTTCGCCGGATCGCTTGTTGCTATTGTCACACCGTTCCGACAGGGCAGAGTTGACGAGCGTGCTTTGGCCGAGTTGATCGAATGGCAGATCGCCAATGGCACCAACGGCATTGTCCCCTGTGGAACCACCGGTGAATCGGCCACGCTTTCTCATGGCGAGCATAATCGGGTGATTGAATTGACGGTCGAAGTGGTCCGTCGGCGGGTACCGGTTATAGCGGGAACCGGTTCGAACAGCACGGAAGAAGCCATCACGCTCACGAAACACGCGAAGCAGGCTGGGGCCGCCGCCGCCTTGCTCATTACCCCCTACTACAACAAACCGACACAGGAAGGACTCTATCGACATTATAAGGCGGTTGCGGAGGCCGTCGACCTGCCCTTAGTGCTGTACAACATCCCCGGTCGCACTGGAGTTAACATGCTGCCGTCAACGATCGCCCGGCTCTCGGCCATAAACACGATCGTCGGAGTCAAGGAAGGGAGCGGCTCCGTCCAACAGGCCTCAGATATCGTGCAGCTGTGCGGTGACCGTCTCACCGTGCTGGCCGGCGACGACTCCCTCACGTTACCGATGATGGCGGTCGGTGGGAAGGGTGTGATTACCGTAACGGCTAATATCATGCCGTCGGAAATGGCCGGTCTTGTGAAAAGCTTTGCCGAGGGAAGAATCGACGAAGCACGACGGATTCATTTTAAACTCTCCCCTCTCTTTGCGGCATTATTCTATGAAACCAACCCCATTCCCGTCAAAGAAGCGTTAGGACTCATGAGGAAGATTGACCCTGAATTGCGCTTGCCTCTCTGCCCGATGGCCCAGGACACACGCGAGAAATTGATTCGCGTGCTCAAAGATGCGGCGTTGATCTGA
- the lysA gene encoding diaminopimelate decarboxylase — protein MHSFEYHHGELYCEQVPVSRVAKELGTPCYLYSHATLVRHFHAYDSAFKNIPHVIAFAMKANSNLAILRMMAKEGSGADIVSGGELFRALKAGVPPSKIVFAGVGKSPEEIRDALKADILMFNVESSAEIHAINEVAASVGKRARIALRINPDVDPKTHPYISTGMKKSKFGIASDRALEEYKMASSLSHTDVVGVHAHIGSQLTDVTPFVDSLKKVVALIDTLKRQGIDIRYLNIGGGLGITYSEEKPPLPHELADAVSPLVKDLGLTLVMEPGRVIVGNAGILVTKALYEKAGETKYFVIVDAAMNDLIRPSLYGAYHEIRPVKEEAIRRTKQTMDVVGPVCESGDFLAKDRSLPSVKPGELLAVMSAGAYGFVMASNYNSRPRVPEVLVKGGEFHVIRDRETYDDLVRGERIPSFLNETE, from the coding sequence ATGCATAGCTTCGAGTATCACCACGGTGAATTGTACTGCGAACAGGTACCGGTCAGCCGTGTGGCGAAGGAGCTCGGCACTCCCTGTTATCTCTATAGCCATGCGACACTGGTCCGGCATTTCCACGCCTACGACAGTGCATTCAAAAATATCCCGCATGTCATCGCGTTTGCGATGAAAGCCAACTCCAATCTGGCCATCCTTCGCATGATGGCAAAGGAAGGCAGCGGCGCGGACATCGTGTCGGGCGGCGAGCTGTTCCGAGCGCTCAAAGCCGGCGTGCCGCCTTCCAAAATCGTGTTTGCCGGCGTCGGCAAATCGCCGGAGGAAATCCGCGACGCGCTGAAGGCCGACATCCTCATGTTCAATGTCGAGTCGTCGGCCGAGATCCATGCGATCAACGAGGTGGCGGCCTCGGTCGGCAAAAGAGCGCGGATCGCGTTGCGGATCAACCCGGACGTGGATCCGAAAACACATCCGTACATCTCTACAGGGATGAAGAAAAGCAAGTTCGGCATCGCCTCGGATCGGGCGCTGGAAGAATACAAAATGGCGTCTTCACTAAGCCATACCGACGTCGTGGGCGTCCATGCCCACATCGGCTCGCAGTTGACGGACGTGACACCGTTCGTCGATTCGCTGAAGAAGGTCGTGGCGCTCATCGATACGCTGAAGAGACAGGGAATCGACATCCGCTACCTGAACATCGGAGGTGGACTCGGCATCACGTATTCCGAGGAGAAGCCGCCTTTGCCTCATGAACTGGCTGATGCCGTTTCGCCGCTCGTCAAGGATCTGGGGCTGACGCTGGTGATGGAGCCGGGCCGCGTCATCGTCGGCAACGCCGGCATCTTGGTAACAAAGGCGCTGTATGAGAAGGCCGGAGAAACGAAATACTTCGTCATCGTCGATGCCGCCATGAACGATTTGATTCGGCCGAGCTTGTACGGCGCCTACCACGAAATTCGCCCTGTGAAGGAGGAAGCGATCCGTCGGACAAAACAGACGATGGATGTCGTCGGGCCTGTCTGTGAATCGGGAGATTTTCTGGCCAAGGATCGGTCGTTGCCGAGCGTCAAGCCCGGTGAGTTGTTGGCGGTCATGAGCGCCGGGGCATACGGCTTTGTGATGGCATCGAATTACAACTCTCGGCCTCGTGTACCGGAAGTACTCGTCAAGGGCGGAGAGTTCCACGTCATTCGCGATCGAGAGACGTACGACGACCTCGTACGTGGCGAGAGAATTCCGTCGTTCCTCAACGAAACGGAGTGA
- the argH gene encoding argininosuccinate lyase, translated as MARRRNHPKSAGGGGKAWAGRFREQTDPLVEAFTKSVTIDSRLYGEDIDGSIGHCKTLEKARILTRAETRAIVRGLESVKREFDRGQFVFSPQDEDIHMAIERRLTEMIGPLGGKLHTGRSRNDQVALDIRLYLRTRLDELHERLAGFQRVLVAKAGANRSLIMPGYTHLQRAQPVLFAHHLLAYVEMFERDKGRLRDARGRLNVMPLGSGALAGTNYPVNRRYTAELLGFPAVTQNSMDAVSDRDFMIETASALSIVMMHLSRLSEELIVWASQEFRFVDLPDAFCTGSSMMPQKKNPDVPELVRGKTGRVYGHLVNLLTLLKALPLSYNRDLQEDKAALFDALDTVTASLHVMTELMRRLKVSGEAMKRALQGGGLLATELADYLVMRGVPFREAHGITGRIVRAALDQGRDVTDLSLEELRVFCERIDESVFSWLTPVAAIDHKGQIGATARERVERRIKDLERSLS; from the coding sequence ATGGCCAGGCGCAGGAACCATCCGAAGTCGGCCGGCGGGGGAGGGAAGGCCTGGGCCGGCCGGTTTCGAGAGCAGACCGATCCATTGGTCGAAGCGTTTACCAAGTCGGTGACGATCGACAGTCGGCTTTATGGCGAGGATATCGACGGGAGCATCGGCCATTGTAAGACACTCGAAAAGGCTCGGATCCTCACGCGAGCAGAAACGCGCGCCATCGTCCGTGGGTTGGAATCAGTCAAACGCGAGTTCGATCGTGGACAATTCGTCTTCTCACCTCAAGACGAAGATATACACATGGCCATCGAGCGGCGATTGACTGAAATGATCGGCCCGTTGGGGGGCAAATTGCACACAGGCCGTAGCAGGAATGATCAAGTGGCTCTGGATATTCGGCTGTATTTGCGTACTCGGCTGGATGAGCTGCATGAGCGATTGGCTGGATTTCAACGCGTGCTGGTCGCAAAGGCCGGTGCAAACCGCTCACTGATCATGCCCGGGTATACCCATCTGCAACGGGCTCAGCCGGTTCTGTTTGCGCATCACTTGCTGGCGTACGTGGAGATGTTCGAACGGGACAAAGGCCGACTACGTGATGCAAGAGGCCGACTCAATGTCATGCCGCTCGGATCCGGTGCCTTGGCCGGTACGAACTATCCGGTGAACCGCCGATACACGGCTGAGCTGCTGGGGTTTCCCGCCGTCACCCAGAACAGCATGGATGCGGTTTCCGACCGCGATTTCATGATCGAAACGGCATCGGCCCTCTCAATTGTGATGATGCATTTGTCACGGCTGAGTGAGGAATTGATCGTATGGGCATCGCAAGAATTTCGGTTCGTCGATCTGCCGGACGCATTTTGTACAGGAAGCAGCATGATGCCGCAGAAGAAGAACCCCGACGTCCCCGAACTGGTCCGAGGAAAAACCGGACGCGTCTACGGCCACCTCGTCAATCTGCTGACTCTGCTCAAGGCTCTGCCGTTGAGTTATAATCGGGATTTGCAAGAAGACAAGGCGGCCCTCTTCGATGCCCTTGATACGGTGACGGCATCTCTCCACGTGATGACGGAATTAATGCGCCGGCTGAAAGTCAGCGGAGAGGCCATGAAACGAGCGCTGCAAGGAGGAGGACTCCTCGCCACGGAACTGGCCGACTACTTGGTCATGAGAGGCGTGCCTTTTCGCGAAGCTCATGGGATCACCGGGCGAATCGTCCGGGCTGCGCTCGATCAAGGGCGTGACGTCACGGATTTGTCACTTGAGGAACTTCGAGTATTTTGTGAACGGATCGACGAGAGCGTGTTTTCTTGGTTGACTCCCGTAGCGGCAATCGATCACAAGGGACAAATCGGGGCGACAGCACGGGAACGAGTTGAGCGGCGAATTAAGGACCTCGAAAGGTCACTGTCATGA
- a CDS encoding argininosuccinate synthase: MKPQSIKKIVLAYSGGLDTSVILKWLQETYQAEIIAFCADLGQGEDLKAVKTKAQTLGVKKVYVEDLRETFVKDYVFPMLRGNAMYEGCYLLGTSIARPLIARRQAEIALKEGAEAVSHGATGKGNDQVRFELTYMALAPHLKIIAPWREWTMRSRRELIEYAERHGIPVTATKAKPYSTDPNLFHISYEGGILEDPWESPPDEIFQMTVSPEKAPDKPQEVEIEYQAGNPVAVDGKKMSPAALLAHLNKLGGGHGVGRVDLVENRYVGMKSRGVYETPGGTILHVAHRGLESLTMDREVLHFRDSLIPRFADLIYNGYWFSPEREMMQTAIDEAQKDVSGVARVKLYKGSCTLAGRKSKQSLYRLDIATFEEDDVYNQKDAEGFIRLNALRLKIRAQRRKASS; this comes from the coding sequence GTGAAACCACAATCGATCAAGAAAATCGTCCTGGCCTATTCCGGCGGACTGGATACATCCGTCATCCTCAAATGGCTGCAGGAAACCTATCAGGCCGAGATCATTGCGTTTTGCGCCGACCTTGGCCAGGGGGAAGATCTGAAGGCCGTCAAAACCAAGGCCCAAACGCTCGGCGTCAAGAAGGTCTATGTCGAGGATCTTCGGGAAACCTTCGTGAAAGATTATGTGTTCCCGATGTTGCGCGGAAATGCGATGTATGAGGGCTGCTACCTCCTTGGGACATCGATCGCTCGCCCGCTGATCGCTCGTCGACAGGCTGAAATCGCGCTCAAAGAGGGCGCCGAAGCGGTGTCGCACGGCGCCACGGGGAAGGGCAACGATCAGGTGCGTTTCGAGCTGACGTACATGGCGCTCGCACCTCACTTGAAGATCATTGCGCCTTGGCGGGAATGGACCATGCGCTCCCGGCGCGAACTGATCGAGTATGCCGAACGCCACGGCATTCCGGTGACCGCGACCAAAGCCAAGCCCTACAGCACGGACCCGAATCTGTTTCACATCAGTTATGAAGGCGGCATTCTTGAGGACCCGTGGGAATCGCCTCCGGATGAAATATTCCAGATGACCGTCTCACCGGAAAAAGCACCGGATAAGCCGCAGGAAGTCGAGATCGAATACCAAGCGGGCAATCCCGTCGCGGTCGACGGCAAGAAGATGAGTCCTGCTGCCTTACTGGCCCATCTCAACAAATTGGGCGGCGGGCATGGGGTCGGTCGGGTCGATCTGGTGGAAAACCGCTACGTCGGGATGAAGTCGCGAGGGGTGTACGAAACGCCGGGAGGAACGATTCTGCACGTTGCGCATCGCGGACTCGAATCCTTGACGATGGACCGCGAAGTCCTCCACTTCCGCGACAGTTTGATCCCACGATTTGCGGACCTGATCTACAACGGGTATTGGTTCAGCCCTGAGCGCGAAATGATGCAGACGGCGATCGATGAAGCCCAGAAGGACGTCAGCGGTGTCGCACGGGTCAAACTCTACAAGGGAAGTTGTACTCTGGCCGGACGTAAATCCAAACAGTCTCTCTATCGCCTCGACATCGCCACGTTCGAGGAAGATGACGTGTATAACCAGAAGGACGCGGAAGGGTTCATCCGTTTGAACGCATTGCGACTGAAGATTCGCGCGCAGAGAAGGAAAGCCTCGTCCTGA
- the argF gene encoding ornithine carbamoyltransferase, which yields MAVSARQNVNGGRYAKDLLDVATMPREQVLDLLRLATSLKKKQRQGTPHRLLHGKTLGLLFQKPSTRTRVSFEAGMNQLGGHALVLPMSDIQLSRGETVSDTARVLSRYLDGIVIRTYDHSIVEEWAAEAAMPVINGLTDHSHPCQALSDLMTIQEIKGRLKGLSLAYIGDGNNVANSLIEAGTKVGLRVVIGCPSGYQPDQRVIDRARMEGQTTGTSIEVFENPMVAVKEADVVYTDVWISMGREREQARRLRTLAPYQLNKRLLQRAKSDAIVMHCLPAHRGEEITAEVLDGTQSVVIDQAENRLHMQKAILTQLFSRKNHTG from the coding sequence ATGGCCGTGTCAGCCCGACAAAATGTCAACGGCGGGCGCTATGCCAAGGACCTACTCGACGTCGCGACGATGCCGCGAGAGCAGGTCCTCGACTTGCTGCGTTTGGCGACGTCTCTGAAGAAGAAGCAGCGCCAGGGCACTCCGCATCGGTTGCTGCACGGGAAGACCTTAGGGCTGCTGTTTCAAAAGCCGTCGACAAGGACCCGCGTGTCGTTTGAGGCGGGGATGAACCAACTCGGCGGCCATGCACTGGTCCTTCCCATGAGCGACATCCAACTCTCGCGTGGTGAGACGGTCTCGGACACGGCACGCGTCCTGTCCCGTTACCTGGACGGGATCGTGATCCGAACCTATGACCATTCAATCGTCGAAGAATGGGCGGCAGAAGCCGCGATGCCGGTGATTAACGGGCTGACCGACCATAGCCATCCTTGTCAGGCCTTGTCCGATTTGATGACGATTCAGGAGATCAAGGGCCGGCTCAAAGGGCTCAGCCTTGCGTACATCGGCGATGGAAACAATGTGGCCAACTCGCTCATCGAAGCGGGAACGAAGGTGGGCCTGCGCGTCGTGATTGGCTGTCCGTCCGGCTATCAACCGGATCAGCGGGTGATCGACCGTGCCCGAATGGAAGGCCAAACCACCGGCACATCCATCGAGGTGTTTGAGAATCCCATGGTCGCCGTGAAAGAGGCGGATGTGGTGTATACCGACGTGTGGATCAGTATGGGACGCGAGCGGGAGCAGGCACGACGATTACGAACGCTCGCTCCCTACCAACTGAACAAACGGCTGCTCCAACGGGCGAAATCCGACGCCATCGTCATGCATTGTTTGCCGGCTCATCGAGGAGAAGAGATTACGGCGGAGGTGCTGGACGGCACACAGTCCGTCGTCATCGATCAGGCGGAAAATCGCCTCCACATGCAAAAGGCGATTCTGACTCAGCTGTTCAGCCGGAAGAATCATACCGGATAG
- a CDS encoding acetylornithine transaminase has product MPSQNLRDDADKYLMQTYSRQPITIVRGRGAKVYDLEGREYIDFVGGIAVNVLGHGHPDLVQAIQRQAVQLIHTSNLYYTEPQVKLAKMLVDHSFADRVFFCNSGAEANEAALKLARRYGHERHGPDRFEVITMKNSFHGRTLATLTATGQEKVQKGFEPLMPGFAYAPFNDFGAIESMVSEKTAAIMLEPIQAEGGVYVADRDYLRDLRDLCTQQDILLIFDEIQTGMGRTGTFFAHEQLGVIPDIMTLAKGLAGGVPIGACLAKESVAAAFTPGSHASTFGGNPLACAAALAVCRVLLEGKVLDQARRMGEYLAKGLADCKDRHRIVKDVRGLGLLQGMELEADARAMVADALARGMLINAATERVLRFVPPLVITQPEVDKLVDLLDILLNQRTTAGKESHH; this is encoded by the coding sequence ATGCCGAGCCAAAACCTGAGAGACGATGCCGATAAATATCTCATGCAGACCTATAGTCGCCAGCCGATCACGATTGTACGGGGACGTGGTGCAAAGGTCTACGATCTGGAAGGCCGAGAGTACATTGATTTTGTCGGTGGGATTGCCGTCAATGTATTGGGGCATGGTCATCCTGACCTGGTCCAGGCCATCCAACGCCAAGCCGTGCAACTGATCCACACCTCGAACCTCTACTACACCGAACCTCAAGTGAAACTGGCGAAAATGTTGGTAGACCATTCGTTTGCCGACCGTGTGTTCTTCTGCAACAGCGGGGCGGAGGCCAACGAGGCGGCGCTTAAACTGGCGAGGCGGTATGGGCATGAGCGGCATGGGCCCGACCGCTTTGAAGTCATCACGATGAAGAATTCATTCCATGGCCGTACGCTGGCCACGCTCACCGCCACGGGACAGGAGAAGGTTCAGAAGGGCTTCGAACCGCTGATGCCGGGATTTGCTTATGCACCGTTCAATGATTTCGGCGCGATCGAGTCCATGGTTAGTGAGAAGACCGCGGCGATCATGTTGGAACCGATTCAGGCGGAAGGCGGCGTGTATGTGGCCGACCGAGATTATCTGAGAGACCTGCGAGATCTCTGTACACAACAAGACATCTTGCTCATCTTCGATGAAATTCAAACGGGCATGGGGAGAACCGGCACCTTCTTCGCCCATGAACAACTCGGCGTGATACCCGATATCATGACCCTCGCAAAAGGTCTCGCCGGCGGAGTGCCGATCGGAGCCTGTTTGGCAAAAGAATCGGTGGCCGCAGCGTTTACGCCCGGCTCTCATGCGTCGACGTTCGGTGGAAATCCCTTGGCCTGTGCCGCGGCGCTGGCCGTTTGCCGTGTGCTGCTCGAAGGAAAGGTGCTGGACCAAGCGCGGCGCATGGGTGAGTACCTGGCAAAAGGGTTGGCCGACTGCAAAGACCGCCATCGAATCGTGAAGGATGTGCGAGGCCTTGGTCTCTTGCAAGGCATGGAGTTGGAGGCCGACGCCCGAGCAATGGTGGCCGATGCGCTTGCCCGCGGCATGCTGATCAATGCCGCAACCGAGCGAGTGCTGCGCTTTGTGCCGCCGTTGGTGATCACACAGCCCGAGGTGGATAAGCTCGTCGACCTCCTCGACATACTGCTCAACCAGCGCACGACGGCGGGAAAAGAGTCACATCACTGA
- a CDS encoding zinc ribbon domain-containing protein — MMMCSQCKQQNPDEAQFCHQCGTKLAEAKPVAEAAPEVSTARPVQDDETLWRQFIGSNADHYLTVFKKFSANGRPKFALSWNWPAFLYISFLWFLYRKMYLHAFVYAVGPMISTYLTGDFSAGIVWSIMAGATANYLYYWHCREHVGEIKKADRMDRAAQETALKESGGVQPYVIWVGVFFYIIFLATLVKMIQEGPPDLDKSPGRPAKQAVMLSQA, encoded by the coding sequence ATGATGATGTGCAGTCAGTGCAAGCAACAGAACCCCGATGAGGCTCAATTCTGTCATCAGTGCGGAACCAAACTGGCTGAAGCCAAGCCTGTCGCCGAGGCCGCCCCTGAGGTTTCCACCGCTCGGCCGGTTCAGGACGACGAGACGTTGTGGCGCCAATTCATCGGCTCCAACGCGGACCACTATCTGACGGTGTTTAAGAAATTTTCGGCGAACGGCCGGCCGAAGTTCGCTCTCTCATGGAACTGGCCGGCGTTTCTCTACATCTCCTTCCTGTGGTTTCTGTACCGGAAGATGTACCTGCACGCGTTCGTTTATGCGGTCGGCCCGATGATTTCGACCTATCTCACGGGCGACTTTTCCGCCGGCATCGTTTGGAGCATCATGGCGGGAGCAACCGCAAACTATCTGTATTATTGGCATTGCCGAGAGCACGTCGGTGAAATCAAGAAAGCCGATCGGATGGATCGTGCCGCGCAGGAAACCGCACTGAAAGAATCGGGCGGGGTACAGCCTTATGTCATCTGGGTCGGCGTGTTTTTCTACATCATCTTCCTGGCGACACTCGTGAAGATGATTCAAGAAGGCCCGCCCGATCTGGATAAATCGCCCGGCCGACCGGCCAAGCAAGCGGTCATGCTGTCACAGGCTTGA
- a CDS encoding 2,3-bisphosphoglycerate-dependent phosphoglycerate mutase, producing the protein MARLVLLRHGESQWNLENRFTGWVDVPLSTKGTEEAKQAGEKLRGFTFDRAFSSVLTRANETLRIVLEVLGQTNIPIEKDKALNERMYGELQGLNKAETAKKYGDAQVKIWRRSYDVKPPGGESLKDTAERTLPYYAKMIKPHLLKGETIIIAAHGNSLRALVMELDQLSREQVLELNIPTGVPLLYEFDKTGKVLSHRYL; encoded by the coding sequence ATGGCTCGATTAGTCTTGCTTCGTCATGGGGAATCGCAATGGAACTTGGAGAACCGTTTTACCGGCTGGGTAGACGTGCCGCTCTCCACAAAAGGTACCGAAGAAGCCAAGCAGGCCGGTGAGAAGCTCCGTGGATTTACCTTTGACCGGGCCTTCTCCTCCGTCCTCACCCGCGCTAACGAAACATTGAGAATCGTGCTGGAAGTCCTCGGGCAGACGAATATTCCCATTGAAAAAGACAAGGCGCTGAACGAGAGGATGTATGGAGAACTCCAAGGATTGAACAAGGCCGAAACCGCCAAGAAGTACGGCGACGCGCAGGTGAAAATCTGGCGCCGAAGTTATGATGTGAAACCGCCTGGTGGAGAGAGCCTGAAAGATACGGCCGAACGCACCTTGCCGTACTATGCGAAGATGATCAAACCTCATCTGCTGAAGGGAGAGACCATCATCATTGCCGCGCATGGCAACAGTCTTCGCGCGCTGGTGATGGAGCTGGACCAATTGTCGAGGGAACAGGTCCTTGAGCTGAACATTCCGACCGGCGTGCCGCTGCTGTACGAATTTGACAAGACCGGCAAAGTGCTCTCGCACCGCTATCTGTAA
- a CDS encoding SRPBCC domain-containing protein: MQHEIKTTIAIAATPEQVWSVLLDFARYPEWNPFVRSIEGQPSEGSSIKITLSSQGGKPMIFKPIVLRHNPGREFRWKGRLLLPGIFDGEHYFCLSADREGSTQLMHGERFNGLLVPLLRGALDRDTKARFEAMNTALKHRIERRDAYPFVAPAAAPDSR; encoded by the coding sequence GTGCAACACGAGATCAAGACGACGATCGCAATCGCTGCAACTCCTGAGCAAGTGTGGTCCGTGCTGCTCGACTTCGCGCGCTATCCAGAGTGGAATCCGTTCGTCCGGTCGATCGAAGGGCAGCCATCCGAGGGTTCTTCGATCAAGATCACGCTCTCTTCTCAAGGGGGCAAGCCAATGATCTTTAAGCCCATCGTTCTTCGTCACAATCCGGGTCGCGAGTTCCGGTGGAAGGGCAGGCTCTTGCTTCCGGGCATATTCGATGGAGAGCACTACTTTTGCCTCTCTGCGGATCGCGAAGGATCAACGCAACTCATGCATGGTGAGCGCTTCAACGGTCTGCTCGTGCCACTCTTGCGTGGTGCGCTTGACCGGGACACCAAGGCCAGGTTTGAAGCAATGAACACCGCGCTCAAACACAGGATCGAGAGGCGTGACGCCTACCCCTTCGTTGCACCAGCGGCTGCACCGGACAGCCGCTGA
- a CDS encoding OmpA family protein — MITKLIAFAFLFTVTVSGQEVSLAAATQSIAENQPTAMRSDNGQSSPMAMLVGFLRPADVRHAQQDNEGGSYVHKIDSDDTSPAASTAPITPITSITVDAPQSQLSEADKETMRLEQLLEQLTTKEKELALLREKTAAAANQLNVEKTRAETLEAQLNQKEQELAGLCTQRDTHQEMSQELNRTKSRLELAKQQVNDIERQFVISNDQLDEAMQRIADLDLQLVAKEQEYQLAKSNLDREIAARDAQLTQAKRLLASLGKSLPKLAKQDPSNKNAVPRQAVTTARATIDLTKVNEKLMTALQDELKRGSVVLDQRGDKLTLALSSGELFPKGRATMTPAGTSLVKRIGVALRKFRPQSVEVAGHTDSTPVKYDTRRPYKDNTELSRARAEHAGKALIKGGVGADRVRTVGYADSRPIATNDTEEGRSKNRRVEIVVTQSPEPIASAGEKDDQGASTSQNTAPYGGMVRKVVNR; from the coding sequence ATGATTACAAAGCTAATCGCCTTCGCCTTTCTCTTCACCGTCACGGTGAGTGGACAGGAAGTGAGTCTGGCTGCCGCCACTCAGTCTATTGCCGAGAACCAGCCGACCGCCATGCGATCAGACAATGGTCAAAGTTCCCCCATGGCCATGCTCGTCGGGTTCCTGAGACCGGCGGATGTTCGGCACGCTCAACAAGACAACGAGGGGGGCTCGTATGTCCATAAAATCGACAGCGACGATACCTCTCCTGCTGCTTCAACCGCCCCGATTACTCCTATTACTTCTATTACTGTAGACGCTCCTCAGAGCCAACTTTCCGAGGCAGACAAAGAGACAATGCGGTTGGAGCAACTCTTAGAGCAGCTCACCACCAAAGAGAAGGAGTTGGCCCTCCTGCGAGAGAAAACGGCAGCGGCAGCGAATCAGTTGAACGTCGAGAAGACCCGCGCGGAAACGTTGGAAGCGCAGCTGAACCAAAAGGAGCAGGAACTCGCGGGGCTCTGCACTCAACGAGACACCCACCAGGAAATGTCGCAGGAGCTGAACCGGACAAAGAGCAGACTGGAGCTGGCCAAACAGCAAGTCAACGACATCGAGCGACAATTTGTCATCAGCAATGACCAGCTCGACGAAGCGATGCAACGCATTGCGGACCTTGACCTGCAACTGGTGGCGAAAGAGCAAGAATACCAGCTGGCCAAGTCCAACCTGGATAGGGAAATCGCCGCTCGAGACGCTCAGCTGACACAGGCGAAGCGCTTGCTCGCGAGCCTGGGTAAGAGCTTACCGAAGCTGGCCAAGCAGGATCCCTCCAACAAGAATGCGGTTCCTCGGCAAGCCGTCACGACGGCACGAGCCACGATCGACCTCACCAAGGTCAACGAGAAGTTGATGACCGCGCTCCAGGATGAGCTCAAACGGGGCAGCGTGGTGTTGGATCAGCGCGGAGACAAGTTAACCCTTGCGTTGTCGTCGGGTGAACTGTTCCCCAAAGGGCGAGCCACCATGACACCGGCGGGAACCTCCTTGGTCAAGCGAATCGGCGTGGCCTTGCGTAAATTTCGTCCTCAAAGCGTTGAAGTTGCCGGACATACCGACAGCACACCGGTCAAGTACGATACTCGGCGACCCTATAAAGATAACACTGAGCTCTCTCGGGCGCGGGCCGAACATGCTGGCAAGGCTCTGATCAAGGGTGGGGTAGGTGCCGACCGAGTCAGGACCGTCGGGTATGCGGACTCCCGCCCCATCGCAACCAACGACACGGAAGAAGGTCGGAGCAAGAATCGACGGGTCGAGATCGTCGTCACCCAGTCGCCTGAGCCGATCGCCTCCGCTGGTGAAAAGGACGATCAAGGCGCAAGCACCAGCCAAAACACCGCCCCATATGGAGGAATGGTTCGAAAAGTCGTGAATCGCTGA